A region from the Paenibacillus humicola genome encodes:
- a CDS encoding response regulator transcription factor codes for MPQKILVIEDEPTLARLLSYNLSQEGYDVTVIDHGAEGLQTAMQRTFDLIILDIMLPGINGFDILSRLRQSGITTPVIVLTARNAEEEVVQGLKRGADDYITKPFGVAELLARVSAVLRRTSLEDGKPAESQEKVITIGELSIYPEKYEVILSGEIVSLRPKEFEVLLYLVQRPGMVITRDDLMNVVWGFDYIGGQRTVDVHVSSLRKKLELGQNSVQIESIRGVGYKLVRPKKLGAPK; via the coding sequence ATGCCGCAAAAAATTTTGGTCATCGAAGACGAACCGACACTGGCCAGACTGCTTTCGTACAATCTGTCGCAGGAAGGATACGACGTGACGGTCATCGACCATGGCGCGGAAGGCCTGCAGACGGCGATGCAGCGGACGTTCGATTTGATTATTTTGGACATCATGCTGCCCGGAATCAACGGGTTCGATATTTTGTCGCGGCTCCGGCAGAGCGGGATTACGACGCCGGTCATCGTGCTGACGGCGCGCAACGCGGAGGAGGAAGTCGTGCAGGGGCTGAAGCGCGGCGCCGACGATTATATTACGAAGCCGTTCGGCGTCGCGGAGCTGCTGGCACGCGTCTCGGCCGTGCTGCGGCGGACAAGCCTGGAAGACGGCAAGCCCGCGGAATCGCAGGAGAAGGTCATCACGATCGGGGAATTGTCGATATATCCCGAGAAATATGAGGTTATTCTAAGCGGAGAAATCGTGTCGCTGCGCCCGAAGGAATTCGAGGTGCTGCTGTATTTGGTGCAGCGGCCCGGCATGGTCATTACGCGCGACGATCTGATGAACGTCGTCTGGGGCTTCGATTACATCGGCGGACAGCGGACCGTCGACGTACACGTCAGCTCGCTCCGCAAGAAGCTGGAGCTCGGACAAAATTCGGTGCAAATCGAATCGATCCGCGGCGTTGGCTACAAGCTCGTACGGCCCAAGAAGCTCGGCGCGCCGAAATGA
- a CDS encoding YrdB family protein, protein MSLIVNANLALRFLLELSAVASLCYWGFHNGSSLAAKTMLGIGSPLLAAVAWGAFVSPKAAIPVSAPLRLLVEVALFLLAAAALFAAGRDTLGSTLVILAFASRILMFLLN, encoded by the coding sequence TTGAGCTTGATCGTGAACGCCAATCTGGCCCTGCGTTTTCTGCTCGAGCTGTCCGCCGTGGCGTCGCTTTGCTATTGGGGATTCCACAACGGAAGCAGTCTCGCCGCCAAAACGATGCTGGGCATCGGCTCGCCGCTGCTCGCCGCCGTCGCCTGGGGCGCCTTCGTCTCACCGAAAGCGGCGATTCCCGTATCCGCGCCGCTGCGGCTGCTGGTCGAGGTGGCATTGTTTCTGCTCGCCGCCGCAGCGCTTTTCGCAGCCGGCCGCGATACGCTCGGCAGCACCCTGGTCATACTGGCATTCGCCAGCCGCATCCTTATGTTTTTGCTCAACTGA
- a CDS encoding helix-turn-helix domain-containing protein — MEFYNEKVAYENPLLSLRIFQSQRNHDFFINWHYHREIELLLINDGTLDVYVDDSCIRLAGGDVAIIGARELHRDRSLGEPLSYIVLQLDIEQFFDHSSMPYMRFFSETKNPLSRANYIFRENAAARDEAASCIRGILKEVTNKITGYELAVSMIVKQLLLLLIRNDTKKALAEHEDFDRARLRAVLDFVEEHLTDRIQVEEVCKLANMSYYYFVKFFKKAIGLSFTEYVNYRKIKRAERILLTKDLSVSEVGDRIGMPNMAHFYKMFKKYNDCSPKQFQKRMLAWNRQ, encoded by the coding sequence GTGGAGTTCTACAATGAGAAGGTAGCCTATGAGAATCCTTTGTTGTCGCTCCGGATTTTTCAATCGCAGCGCAACCACGACTTTTTTATAAATTGGCATTATCACCGCGAAATCGAGCTGCTGCTGATCAACGATGGCACACTGGACGTGTATGTTGACGACAGCTGCATCCGCCTTGCGGGCGGCGACGTCGCCATCATCGGCGCCCGGGAGTTGCACCGCGACCGCAGCCTCGGCGAACCGCTCAGCTACATTGTGCTGCAGCTGGATATTGAGCAATTTTTCGACCACAGCTCGATGCCCTATATGCGATTTTTCTCCGAAACGAAAAATCCGCTCAGCCGGGCCAACTACATTTTCCGGGAAAATGCGGCCGCGCGGGACGAAGCGGCGTCGTGCATCCGCGGCATCCTGAAGGAAGTCACGAACAAAATAACCGGCTACGAGCTGGCCGTCAGCATGATCGTCAAGCAGCTGCTGCTGCTGCTCATTCGCAATGATACGAAGAAAGCGCTTGCGGAGCATGAGGATTTCGACCGGGCGCGGCTGCGGGCCGTGCTGGACTTCGTGGAGGAGCATCTCACGGACCGGATTCAGGTGGAGGAAGTGTGCAAGCTGGCCAACATGAGCTATTATTACTTCGTCAAATTTTTCAAGAAAGCGATCGGGCTCTCGTTCACCGAATACGTCAATTACCGGAAAATCAAGCGGGCGGAACGGATACTGCTCACGAAGGACCTCAGCGTGTCCGAGGTTGGCGACCGGATCGGCATGCCAAACATGGCCCATTTCTATAAGATGTTCAAAAAATATAACGACTGCTCGCCAAAGCAGTTCCAGAAGCGGATGCTCGCCTGGAACCGGCAGTAG
- a CDS encoding Gfo/Idh/MocA family protein — protein MSKVRVGIIGCGGIANGKHMPSLAKVQDAEMVAFCDLVIERAEAAKQQYGNPDARVYSDYHELLRDGSIDVVHVCTPNDAHADISIAALEAGKHVLCEKPMAKTAEDARRMLEAARRTGKKLSIGYQNRYRADSRFLKEACRKDELGEIYFAKAHAIRRRAVPTWGVFLDEEKQGGGPLIDIGTHALDLALWMMDNYKPKAVLGRAFHKLSQNENSANAWGPWDPAKFTVEDSAFAMITMENGATIILESSWALNSLEVDEAKVTLCGTKAGADMKGGLRINGEENSRLYVKEIELSSGGVAFYEGTSEDPGELEARMWIDAVMNDKELVVKPEQALVVSEILEAVYESSRTGKAVYFD, from the coding sequence ATGTCGAAAGTACGCGTAGGGATTATCGGCTGCGGCGGAATCGCCAATGGCAAGCATATGCCGAGTCTTGCGAAGGTGCAGGATGCCGAAATGGTCGCATTCTGCGATTTGGTCATCGAACGCGCCGAAGCGGCGAAGCAGCAATATGGGAATCCGGATGCCCGCGTATATAGCGATTATCATGAGCTGCTGCGGGACGGCTCGATCGATGTCGTTCACGTCTGCACGCCGAACGACGCTCATGCGGACATCTCCATCGCCGCGCTCGAAGCGGGCAAGCATGTGCTGTGCGAGAAGCCGATGGCCAAGACGGCCGAAGACGCCCGCCGGATGCTCGAGGCGGCGCGCCGCACCGGCAAGAAGCTGAGCATCGGCTACCAGAACCGTTACCGCGCCGACAGCCGCTTCCTGAAGGAAGCGTGCCGCAAGGACGAGCTGGGCGAGATCTATTTTGCGAAGGCGCACGCCATTCGCCGCCGCGCCGTACCGACCTGGGGCGTTTTTCTCGACGAGGAGAAGCAGGGCGGAGGACCGCTTATCGATATCGGCACGCATGCGCTGGACCTGGCGCTGTGGATGATGGACAATTACAAGCCGAAAGCGGTGCTCGGCCGCGCATTCCACAAGCTGTCGCAGAACGAGAACTCGGCGAACGCTTGGGGGCCATGGGATCCGGCGAAATTTACGGTCGAGGATTCCGCCTTTGCGATGATTACGATGGAGAACGGCGCTACGATCATCCTCGAATCGAGCTGGGCGCTCAACTCGCTGGAGGTCGACGAAGCGAAGGTGACGCTGTGCGGTACGAAGGCGGGCGCGGATATGAAAGGCGGCCTGCGCATCAACGGCGAAGAGAACAGCCGCCTGTACGTCAAGGAAATCGAGCTTTCGAGCGGCGGCGTGGCGTTCTACGAAGGCACGAGCGAGGATCCGGGCGAGCTGGAAGCGCGCATGTGGATCGATGCCGTCATGAACGACAAGGAGCTTGTCGTCAAGCCGGAGCAGGCGCTTGTCGTCTCCGAAATTCTCGAAGCGGTATACGAATCGTCCCGCACCGGCAAAGCGGTCTATTTCGACTGA
- a CDS encoding DUF6254 family protein yields MTTSQRRRESAWKSRKQNPQPHGKIKSLAELSDEGTSGAAGFQNRELHE; encoded by the coding sequence ATGACGACATCCCAACGGAGGCGCGAAAGCGCCTGGAAAAGCCGCAAGCAGAACCCGCAGCCGCACGGCAAAATCAAGTCGCTTGCCGAGTTGTCCGATGAAGGCACATCAGGTGCCGCAGGCTTCCAAAACCGGGAGCTTCACGAGTAG
- a CDS encoding DeoR/GlpR family DNA-binding transcription regulator, which yields MFAPQRREKIMQLLQQSRQIVVKELSRELGVSEGTLRTDLKIMEEEGLLERTHGGAVPPRVKTSLHEQRIPSRSELNHEEKRAIGRRAAELVKQGQCILLDASSTVLELAKALAERDFLTVVTNGLEAAMELGRNPRINVILIGGVLRPGSGTVEGVLGRSILNEVHADVFFTSAEGFTVLEGMTDFSLHEAELKKAMAANAARVVALLDHTKLGRRSIATSVPAKAVHTLVTDPKADRSLLRGLSSLQVLTADNG from the coding sequence ATGTTCGCTCCCCAGCGCAGAGAGAAAATTATGCAGCTGCTGCAGCAGTCGAGGCAAATCGTGGTGAAGGAGCTGTCCCGTGAGCTTGGCGTTTCCGAAGGGACGCTGCGGACCGACCTGAAAATTATGGAGGAGGAGGGCCTGCTCGAACGGACGCACGGCGGAGCGGTGCCGCCGCGCGTGAAGACAAGCCTTCATGAGCAGCGGATCCCGTCGCGCAGCGAGCTGAATCACGAGGAGAAGCGCGCCATCGGCCGCCGGGCGGCGGAGCTCGTAAAGCAGGGACAGTGCATTCTGCTCGACGCCAGCTCGACGGTGCTGGAGCTGGCGAAGGCGCTGGCCGAGCGCGATTTTCTGACGGTGGTGACGAACGGGCTGGAGGCGGCGATGGAGCTTGGCCGCAACCCGCGCATTAACGTCATTCTGATCGGCGGCGTGCTGCGGCCGGGCTCCGGGACGGTCGAAGGGGTGCTCGGCCGCAGCATTTTGAACGAAGTGCATGCGGACGTCTTTTTTACATCGGCCGAAGGCTTCACGGTGCTGGAGGGGATGACCGATTTCAGCCTGCACGAGGCCGAGCTGAAAAAAGCGATGGCGGCCAACGCGGCCCGCGTCGTGGCGCTGCTTGACCACACGAAGCTGGGCAGGCGCTCGATCGCCACCTCCGTGCCGGCCAAAGCGGTGCACACGCTCGTCACCGATCCGAAGGCGGACCGGAGCCTGCTGCGCGGTCTTTCCTCGCTGCAGGTATTGACGGCGGACAACGGGTGA
- a CDS encoding sn-glycerol-1-phosphate dehydrogenase — protein sequence MSELLTKIKQAASGSFDADAIRAIEIDPVAIEAGAIRRVAPYLKEKGCRRVIVAADANTYAAAGQALQEAIAAAGIDAHATLIKPDRQGDVIADEASLVQLMLDIQSRSAEVVVAAGSGTIHDISRYAAYTTGIPFVSVPTAPSVDGFNSKGAPLVIRGEKITIPAIGPDAIFADLDVLTKAPAAMAAAGFGDMLGKYTSLFDWKFGSLTGGEPYSEAVASITRGALQMCVDHAEQIGRRDPEGIRVLISALIESGFAMLLFGQSHPASGAEHHLSHYWEMEYLRLGKRQLLHGAKVGAACAEISQLYHSLADGGFLDANFPAQAGDIRQALELVPRPETIRGLLRQAGGPAEPAQLGVDGELLARSLREAHDVRPNRRTLLRAFNTSASAGRL from the coding sequence ATGTCTGAGCTGTTAACGAAAATCAAGCAGGCGGCGTCCGGCTCTTTCGACGCCGACGCCATCCGGGCGATCGAAATCGATCCCGTCGCCATCGAAGCGGGAGCGATCCGCCGCGTCGCGCCGTACCTGAAGGAAAAAGGCTGCCGCCGAGTGATCGTCGCGGCGGATGCCAACACCTATGCGGCGGCCGGACAAGCGCTGCAAGAAGCGATCGCGGCGGCCGGCATCGACGCGCATGCAACGCTGATCAAGCCGGACCGGCAGGGCGACGTCATTGCCGACGAGGCTTCGCTCGTGCAGCTGATGCTGGACATTCAGAGCCGTTCGGCCGAGGTTGTGGTCGCCGCAGGCTCGGGAACGATTCACGATATTTCGCGGTATGCGGCCTATACGACGGGCATTCCGTTCGTATCGGTGCCGACGGCGCCGTCCGTCGACGGCTTCAACTCGAAGGGAGCTCCGCTCGTCATCCGCGGGGAGAAGATTACGATCCCTGCCATCGGACCGGACGCGATTTTCGCCGATCTCGACGTGCTGACGAAAGCGCCGGCCGCGATGGCGGCGGCGGGCTTCGGCGATATGCTCGGCAAATATACGTCCCTGTTCGACTGGAAATTCGGCAGCCTGACCGGCGGCGAGCCTTATTCGGAAGCGGTCGCCTCCATTACGAGAGGCGCGCTGCAAATGTGCGTCGATCACGCCGAGCAAATCGGCCGCCGGGATCCGGAGGGCATCCGCGTCCTGATTTCCGCGCTGATCGAATCCGGCTTTGCGATGCTGCTGTTCGGGCAGTCCCATCCGGCCTCGGGCGCCGAGCACCATCTGTCGCATTACTGGGAGATGGAATATTTGCGGCTCGGCAAGCGCCAGCTGCTGCACGGCGCGAAGGTCGGCGCGGCATGCGCCGAAATTTCACAGCTGTACCATTCGCTTGCGGACGGGGGCTTTCTCGACGCGAATTTCCCGGCGCAGGCCGGCGACATCCGTCAGGCGCTCGAGCTGGTGCCGCGGCCCGAAACGATCCGCGGACTGCTTCGCCAGGCAGGCGGGCCGGCAGAGCCGGCGCAGCTCGGCGTCGACGGCGAGCTGCTGGCGCGCAGCCTGCGGGAGGCGCACGACGTCCGCCCGAACCGGCGCACGCTGCTGCGAGCCTTCAATACATCGGCTTCGGCCGGGCGGCTTTAA
- the lspA gene encoding signal peptidase II, whose product MYFYVLAALAIDADQLTKWWVRFHLSIGESSRVLDGIIPIIRVENTGAAGSSFEGHGRWFVPFAVLIVAVVLYFRSKGKLRGRWMETGTAFYVGGAVGNAIDRALSGRVTDFIQLRLHGGVMNVADISLNVGIVILLLAVLFERPGRSSAPAARTH is encoded by the coding sequence TTGTATTTTTATGTGCTTGCCGCTTTGGCGATCGACGCCGACCAATTGACCAAATGGTGGGTTCGCTTTCATCTGTCGATCGGGGAATCGTCCCGGGTGCTGGATGGCATCATTCCTATCATCCGCGTGGAAAATACAGGAGCCGCCGGCAGCTCGTTCGAGGGACACGGCCGGTGGTTCGTCCCCTTCGCCGTGCTGATCGTTGCGGTCGTTCTTTATTTTCGCAGCAAAGGCAAGCTTAGAGGACGCTGGATGGAGACCGGCACCGCCTTTTATGTCGGCGGGGCGGTCGGCAATGCGATCGACCGCGCGCTGTCGGGCCGCGTAACGGATTTCATCCAGCTGAGATTGCATGGCGGCGTCATGAACGTCGCAGACATTTCGCTCAACGTCGGAATTGTCATTCTACTGCTCGCGGTGCTGTTCGAACGGCCGGGCCGCTCTTCGGCACCGGCGGCTCGAACCCATTAA
- a CDS encoding glycoside hydrolase family 88 protein — translation MDRLNAAELMARVEAKVDRMIGQIGDKCPHFAGKEGVYDNTSLEWWTSGFWPGLLWVMHGVTGKAHYKEAAWHWDERLERWFIAPDGQLHHDVGFQFLPTAVIKYKETGDKDGLRRGLEAANYLAGRFNPAGNFIRAWNGDRIGWAIVDCMMNIPLLFWASEISQDPRFKHIAMRHADTALRVSVRDDGSVNHIVSFDPESGEFIEAIGGQGLAADSAWSRGTAWGLHGFALAYRWTGEVRYLNAAKRIAHYFLAALPEDSVPYWDFRLESTDGEPRDSSAAAIAASGLLEIAESVPAAERSLYAGAAERILLSLTERYATWDLPAHEAILTAATGHRPAGNFIDGSLIYGDYYYVEAIAKLCGWRSRVFAPVRA, via the coding sequence ATGGACAGGTTGAATGCAGCCGAGCTGATGGCGCGAGTGGAAGCGAAGGTGGACCGGATGATCGGGCAGATCGGCGACAAATGCCCCCATTTTGCGGGAAAGGAAGGCGTCTACGACAATACGTCCCTCGAATGGTGGACGTCCGGCTTCTGGCCGGGTCTGCTCTGGGTGATGCACGGCGTCACGGGCAAGGCCCATTACAAAGAAGCGGCCTGGCATTGGGACGAGCGGCTGGAGCGCTGGTTCATCGCCCCGGACGGCCAGCTCCACCACGACGTCGGGTTTCAATTTCTGCCGACGGCCGTTATTAAATACAAGGAAACGGGTGACAAGGACGGGCTGCGCAGAGGTCTGGAGGCGGCAAACTATCTCGCCGGGCGGTTTAACCCCGCCGGCAATTTCATCCGGGCGTGGAACGGCGACCGCATCGGCTGGGCGATCGTCGACTGCATGATGAACATTCCGCTGCTGTTCTGGGCGAGCGAGATTTCGCAGGACCCGAGATTCAAGCACATTGCCATGCGGCACGCGGATACGGCGCTGCGGGTGTCCGTCCGCGACGACGGCTCGGTCAATCATATCGTCTCCTTCGATCCGGAGAGCGGCGAATTTATCGAAGCGATCGGCGGCCAGGGCCTCGCGGCCGATTCCGCCTGGAGCCGGGGGACGGCGTGGGGACTGCACGGCTTCGCGCTCGCGTACCGCTGGACCGGCGAAGTCCGCTATCTGAATGCGGCGAAACGAATCGCGCATTATTTCCTGGCCGCGCTGCCCGAGGACAGCGTTCCATACTGGGATTTCCGGCTGGAATCGACGGACGGGGAGCCGCGCGACAGCTCCGCTGCGGCAATCGCCGCTTCCGGCCTGCTGGAAATCGCGGAGTCGGTGCCCGCGGCGGAACGCAGCCTTTACGCCGGCGCCGCGGAGCGCATTTTGCTGTCGCTGACGGAGCGTTACGCAACCTGGGACCTTCCCGCTCACGAGGCCATTCTGACCGCGGCGACGGGGCACCGGCCGGCCGGCAATTTTATCGACGGCTCCCTTATTTACGGCGATTATTATTACGTGGAGGCGATTGCCAAGCTCTGCGGCTGGCGCAGCCGGGTGTTCGCGCCGGTTCGGGCGTAA
- a CDS encoding AraC family transcriptional regulator → MNKSFDPVYFGGRPLEWTYRVRSEGGYRGYYHWHQCCELLFVHEGRGTVIVNRQHYELTGGMLFAFQPFELHNINVSVSPERPYERTILYVDPLPMEDLLRVFPARRQLFAELCRGSRKERAYAFGADKSRIERIFATYERARGAGQGDSPEETSLLLAQLMTCIAENRAETPDAAGEQTAPRRPMRYSETIMHWIEEHYREEFDLERLAGELHLSKSYVSRLFRRETGGSISDYLAVRRIRQACRLLQTTSLPVERIGAEVGLPGAPYFIHLFKRIVGTTPLKYRNRA, encoded by the coding sequence ATGAACAAATCGTTCGATCCGGTCTATTTCGGCGGCCGGCCGCTCGAGTGGACGTACCGCGTCCGGTCGGAAGGGGGCTACCGCGGCTATTATCACTGGCATCAATGCTGCGAGCTGCTGTTCGTGCACGAGGGGCGGGGGACGGTCATCGTCAACCGGCAGCATTACGAGCTGACGGGCGGCATGCTGTTCGCGTTCCAGCCGTTCGAGCTGCACAACATCAACGTGAGCGTCAGTCCCGAGCGGCCGTACGAGCGGACGATCTTGTACGTCGACCCGCTTCCGATGGAGGACCTGCTTCGCGTGTTTCCCGCGCGCAGGCAGCTGTTCGCCGAGTTATGCCGGGGAAGCCGGAAGGAACGGGCTTACGCGTTCGGAGCGGACAAGTCCCGGATCGAGCGCATTTTCGCCACGTACGAACGCGCCCGCGGGGCGGGACAAGGGGATTCGCCGGAGGAAACGTCGCTGCTGCTGGCGCAGCTGATGACCTGCATTGCGGAAAATCGCGCCGAAACGCCGGACGCCGCAGGCGAGCAGACTGCGCCGCGGCGTCCGATGCGGTATTCGGAAACGATCATGCACTGGATCGAGGAGCATTACCGGGAGGAATTCGATCTGGAGCGGCTCGCCGGCGAGCTTCATCTGTCCAAAAGTTACGTGTCCCGCCTGTTCCGGCGCGAGACGGGCGGCAGCATTTCCGACTATTTGGCCGTCCGCCGGATCAGGCAGGCGTGCCGGTTACTGCAGACGACCTCCCTGCCGGTCGAGCGGATCGGGGCGGAGGTCGGACTGCCGGGCGCGCCGTATTTTATCCACCTGTTCAAACGGATCGTCGGCACGACGCCGCTGAAATACCGCAACCGGGCATAG
- a CDS encoding AraC family transcriptional regulator — translation MTRQMLLESRDSLFTVEYAKRSSSYQMQTDHYHSFYEMYILLAGKRRYFIRDRSYVIEQGDLVLINKRDFHKTTGEGGSSPHERIVIYFYESFLRQLYKADADFLLAPFKSGHPVCRLPLKERRQAEQLSATILHELRTQAPGCELAARQAFIDLLLLAARHAGRSDADMQEADKPVYRKMSDVAKFINAHYAEPLTLELLAGHFHMSPYYLSRSFKQATGLPLTEFINIARVKAAEQLLKESGMSILEVGAAVGYNNFSHFGKMFKKLTNVSPREYRKR, via the coding sequence ATGACCCGGCAAATGCTGCTCGAATCGAGAGATTCGCTGTTCACGGTCGAATACGCCAAGCGCTCCTCGTCTTACCAGATGCAGACCGACCATTACCACAGCTTCTACGAAATGTACATCCTGCTCGCCGGCAAACGGCGTTATTTCATCCGGGACCGGTCCTACGTCATCGAGCAGGGCGACCTCGTGCTGATCAACAAAAGGGATTTTCATAAAACGACGGGCGAAGGCGGATCGTCCCCGCACGAGCGGATCGTCATTTACTTCTACGAGTCTTTTCTCCGCCAGCTGTACAAGGCCGATGCGGATTTCCTGCTTGCGCCGTTCAAGTCGGGCCATCCCGTATGCCGGCTGCCGCTGAAGGAGCGCCGCCAGGCGGAGCAGCTGTCCGCCACGATTTTGCACGAGCTCCGAACGCAGGCGCCCGGCTGCGAGCTTGCCGCCCGGCAGGCGTTTATCGACCTGCTGCTGCTTGCGGCCCGCCACGCCGGCCGGAGCGACGCGGACATGCAGGAAGCCGACAAACCGGTTTACCGGAAAATGTCCGACGTCGCCAAATTTATCAACGCTCATTACGCCGAACCGCTGACCCTCGAGCTGCTGGCCGGCCATTTTCATATGAGTCCGTATTATTTGAGCCGTTCGTTCAAGCAGGCGACCGGCCTCCCGCTGACCGAATTTATCAATATTGCTCGCGTCAAGGCCGCGGAGCAGCTGCTGAAGGAGAGCGGCATGAGCATCCTCGAGGTCGGAGCGGCGGTCGGCTACAACAATTTCTCCCATTTCGGGAAAATGTTCAAAAAGCTGACGAACGTTTCGCCGCGCGAGTACCGCAAAAGGTAA
- a CDS encoding Gfo/Idh/MocA family protein yields the protein MQKKKYVQVGTGGRAQFFYSAIATMFNETSELTAFCDINQTRMDYANRLLTDKYGYHAVRTYKIDQFDEMIEKEKPDAVIVTSVDRTHHTYIIRAMELGCDVITEKPMTVDERKCQDILDAVKRTGRNVRVTFNYRYAPHHTKAREIIASGAIGDVHSVHFEWLLNTRHGADYFRRWHRDKRNSGGLLVHKSTHHFDLVNFWIGSEPETVFAFGDLMFYGRENAEKRGITQFYERSTGNPIAAEDHFALHLDQNPNLKAMYLDAEHEDGYRRDQSVFGDGINIEDTMGVMVRYKNNAILTYSLNAYMPWEGYRIAFNGSKGRLEMTIVEQSYVNSGGDKSKEGALKNKTIVVYPMFGAPYEPEVEEGKGGHGGGDPVLLNDIFGTPVDDPFRRRANHIDGAKSILTGIAANKAIRTGLPVRVADLVKFD from the coding sequence ATGCAGAAGAAAAAGTATGTGCAGGTCGGAACGGGAGGCCGGGCGCAGTTTTTCTATTCCGCGATCGCGACGATGTTCAACGAGACGTCGGAGCTGACGGCATTTTGCGACATCAACCAAACGCGGATGGACTACGCCAACCGGCTGCTGACGGACAAATACGGCTATCATGCCGTACGGACGTACAAGATCGATCAATTCGATGAAATGATCGAGAAGGAAAAGCCGGACGCGGTCATCGTGACGAGCGTCGATCGGACGCATCATACGTACATTATCCGGGCGATGGAGCTTGGCTGCGACGTCATTACGGAAAAGCCGATGACGGTCGACGAGAGAAAATGCCAGGACATTCTGGACGCCGTCAAGCGGACGGGCCGCAACGTGCGGGTCACCTTCAACTACCGGTACGCGCCGCACCATACGAAAGCGCGCGAAATTATCGCGTCGGGCGCCATCGGGGACGTGCATTCGGTTCACTTCGAATGGCTGCTCAACACGCGGCACGGCGCGGACTATTTCCGCCGGTGGCACCGCGACAAGCGCAACAGCGGCGGCCTGCTCGTGCACAAATCGACGCACCATTTCGACCTCGTCAATTTCTGGATCGGCTCGGAGCCCGAAACCGTATTCGCCTTCGGCGATTTGATGTTTTACGGCCGCGAAAACGCCGAGAAGCGCGGGATCACGCAGTTCTATGAGCGGTCGACCGGCAATCCGATCGCGGCGGAGGATCATTTCGCGCTGCATCTGGACCAAAATCCGAATCTGAAGGCGATGTATCTCGACGCCGAGCATGAGGACGGCTACCGCCGCGACCAAAGCGTCTTCGGCGACGGCATCAACATCGAGGACACGATGGGTGTCATGGTCCGCTATAAGAACAATGCGATTTTGACCTATTCCCTAAACGCCTACATGCCGTGGGAAGGCTACCGCATCGCGTTCAACGGCAGCAAGGGACGGCTCGAAATGACGATTGTCGAGCAGTCCTACGTCAATTCCGGCGGCGACAAATCGAAGGAAGGGGCGCTCAAAAATAAAACGATCGTCGTCTACCCGATGTTCGGCGCGCCCTACGAGCCGGAGGTCGAGGAAGGCAAAGGCGGGCACGGCGGCGGCGACCCCGTGCTGCTGAACGACATTTTCGGCACGCCGGTCGACGATCCGTTCCGCCGCCGGGCGAACCATATCGACGGCGCCAAGTCGATCCTGACCGGCATCGCGGCGAACAAGGCGATCCGGACGGGTCTGCCGGTGCGCGTCGCCGATTTGGTCAAGTTCGACTAA
- a CDS encoding NucA/NucB deoxyribonuclease domain-containing protein codes for MRVKHLSVLLLAALAAVVYGFRESHRPPAPTSPEIRVVALAFPSERYPETARHIQNAIRAGQPQVCTIDRKDADEHRKESLQDVPAKKGYDRDEWPMAMCAEGGSGANIAYIHPADNRGAGSWVSHQLDDYPEGTKVKFVVK; via the coding sequence ATGCGCGTAAAGCATCTGTCTGTCTTACTTCTGGCGGCATTAGCGGCCGTGGTTTACGGATTCCGGGAATCCCATCGGCCGCCGGCGCCGACCTCGCCCGAAATTCGTGTCGTCGCGCTCGCGTTCCCTTCCGAACGGTACCCGGAAACCGCGCGGCATATCCAAAACGCGATACGCGCCGGACAGCCGCAGGTGTGCACGATCGACCGCAAGGATGCGGACGAACACCGGAAGGAATCGCTGCAAGACGTCCCGGCGAAAAAAGGCTACGACCGCGACGAGTGGCCGATGGCGATGTGCGCGGAAGGCGGGAGCGGCGCGAACATCGCTTACATACACCCGGCGGACAACCGCGGAGCCGGGTCGTGGGTCAGCCATCAGCTGGACGACTATCCGGAAGGCACGAAGGTGAAGTTTGTCGTCAAATAG
- a CDS encoding YkgJ family cysteine cluster protein — translation MECRVGCAACCIAVSISSPIPGMPDGKPAGVRCAQLTADNACRLFGRPERPAVCVSLQASPDMCGSTNAEAFAYLEALENATRPRRL, via the coding sequence ATGGAATGCCGGGTCGGCTGCGCCGCCTGCTGCATCGCCGTCTCGATCTCGTCTCCGATTCCCGGCATGCCGGACGGGAAACCGGCCGGGGTGCGCTGCGCCCAGCTGACGGCCGACAACGCGTGCAGGCTGTTCGGCAGGCCGGAGCGGCCCGCCGTCTGCGTCAGTCTGCAGGCGTCGCCGGACATGTGCGGCAGCACGAACGCGGAAGCGTTCGCCTATCTCGAAGCGCTCGAGAACGCGACGCGGCCGCGACGTTTGTAA